The proteins below are encoded in one region of Betaproteobacteria bacterium:
- a CDS encoding TIGR03016 family PEP-CTERM system-associated outer membrane protein has protein sequence MKNKATLFIVVSGLFFGLVSSSVSAQSEEQSSRNFSISPRIKMTETWSDNVSISAGQSGKESGFISELTPGIRIDAKTARLKAYFDYALTEQNYSTSSGRNRSQNSLNTFGTFEAFSNWLFLDFSGIIAQQAISAFAPQSPSGTSINSNSTETTTYRLSPYIRGQIAGNVDYSLRYNWSTTNSNASAVSSIDISDWSGQLRGSTGLQNLKWSLDATQQTSSYSLGRTTDAERMFGMATYTIVPQLRVSMSGGRESNNYASQNTETRATHGFGFDWSPTERTEISAFKERRFFGNGHRYSFSHRFPLSSIRYSDTRDVSVLPNQFTTIGLGTIFDMFYQICSQQLSSLYSDAVQLNQAANTCAVNLVGQFGVPPNAQVTSSFLSSRATVQRSQQLALAFQGVQNTVTVMFIRSESQSIFAAGAVNDTFSQNNTTSILQRGFSINIAHNLSAITNVSLMTSRQKSTGTGNNGLEATTSMYQANLNSKLGARTTGSVTIRHTKFENSTNPFTENAIIGTVSVIF, from the coding sequence ATGAAAAATAAAGCCACACTCTTCATTGTGGTCAGCGGCTTATTTTTCGGACTCGTATCAAGCTCTGTATCAGCGCAGTCCGAAGAACAAAGTAGCAGAAATTTCTCTATTAGCCCTCGCATTAAAATGACAGAAACTTGGAGTGACAATGTTTCGATAAGCGCTGGACAAAGTGGTAAAGAAAGTGGCTTCATTTCGGAACTGACACCCGGCATCCGGATCGATGCAAAAACTGCCAGACTCAAGGCTTATTTCGACTACGCTCTGACGGAGCAGAATTACTCAACATCGTCTGGAAGAAATCGTTCGCAGAATTCTCTAAACACCTTTGGAACGTTTGAAGCTTTCTCTAACTGGCTATTTCTGGATTTCTCCGGAATAATTGCCCAGCAGGCTATCTCTGCGTTTGCTCCCCAATCTCCCAGTGGCACCAGTATCAATAGCAATAGCACGGAGACCACCACCTACCGTCTATCTCCTTATATTCGCGGCCAGATTGCTGGAAATGTCGATTACTCATTGCGTTACAACTGGTCGACAACAAACTCTAACGCTTCGGCGGTATCCAGCATCGATATTTCTGACTGGTCAGGCCAATTGCGCGGCAGTACGGGGCTCCAGAATCTAAAATGGTCGCTCGATGCAACCCAACAGACATCAAGTTATAGCCTAGGACGCACAACAGACGCTGAACGAATGTTCGGGATGGCGACATACACAATTGTTCCGCAACTACGAGTTTCGATGAGTGGCGGTAGAGAAAGCAACAACTACGCATCCCAAAATACGGAGACCCGCGCCACTCATGGCTTTGGCTTTGACTGGAGTCCAACGGAACGAACTGAGATTTCCGCCTTTAAGGAACGCCGATTTTTTGGCAATGGTCACCGATATAGTTTTAGTCATCGTTTTCCGCTGAGCAGTATTCGATACTCTGATACAAGGGATGTATCGGTATTACCAAATCAATTTACGACGATTGGTTTGGGCACGATATTTGATATGTTTTATCAAATATGTAGCCAGCAGCTCTCCAGTTTGTATAGCGATGCTGTCCAATTGAATCAGGCCGCCAACACGTGTGCGGTAAATCTCGTAGGACAGTTTGGGGTTCCGCCCAACGCACAAGTTACTAGTAGTTTTTTGAGTTCTCGTGCCACCGTTCAACGTAGCCAGCAATTAGCCCTCGCCTTCCAAGGCGTACAGAATACCGTGACAGTGATGTTTATTCGCAGCGAGAGCCAGTCTATATTTGCCGCAGGTGCAGTGAATGATACTTTTTCCCAGAACAATACGACCAGCATTCTTCAGCGCGGCTTCAGCATAAATATTGCACATAACCTGAGTGCCATTACCAACGTCAGCTTGATGACTTCTCGGCAGAAGAGTACTGGGACCGGCAACAACGGACTAGAAGCCACAACTTCAATGTATCAGGCAAATTTAAATTCTAAACTTGGAGCTAGAACAACAGGTTCTGTCACCATCCGCCATACAAAATTTGAGAACTCGACTAACCCCTTTACCGAGAATGCAATCATCGGTACTGTTTCAGTAATTTTCTGA
- a CDS encoding AAA family ATPase — MYQSYYGLTSKPFQLNPDPAFYFGSKQHRRAQAYLEYGMHQNEGFIVITGEVGAGKTTIVRGLLDSLDPEKVIAAQLVSTQLDADDTLRLVGAAFGLRTKDLAKSDVLMSLEAFLISMTTKGKRCLLVVDEAQNLSARAVEELRMLSNFQYGNQALLQSFLVGQPEFRQILQSPHMMQFRQRVIATCHIGPLDVGETEAYITHRLHHAGAIDSPSISSLAFEAIFKASSGIPRRINSVCDRLLLFGYLNQQKNFDVADVDEVAREIFEETIGGTTQASQQYYLNAGNSNSPYSSSSTAVGFQDRPQVQQSLIATLSAEHLAERLARLESSLVQLERINSATLSLMQQFVSKDSIPAELQTENVKVDV; from the coding sequence ATGTATCAATCATACTACGGCCTGACTAGCAAACCATTTCAGCTCAATCCAGATCCGGCGTTTTATTTTGGAAGCAAGCAGCACCGTCGCGCCCAAGCATATCTTGAATATGGTATGCATCAAAATGAGGGTTTTATTGTCATTACCGGTGAAGTAGGTGCTGGAAAGACTACTATCGTTCGTGGGTTGCTTGACAGCCTTGACCCTGAAAAGGTGATTGCAGCCCAACTTGTCAGTACGCAACTTGATGCCGATGACACGTTACGATTAGTTGGCGCCGCTTTTGGCCTGCGGACGAAAGATCTTGCGAAATCTGACGTCTTGATGTCACTTGAGGCCTTTCTAATTAGCATGACTACGAAAGGCAAACGCTGCCTTCTGGTCGTCGACGAAGCTCAAAATCTATCCGCAAGAGCAGTTGAAGAACTGCGAATGCTCTCTAATTTCCAGTATGGCAATCAGGCCCTGCTACAGAGTTTTCTGGTTGGCCAACCGGAGTTCCGCCAAATTTTGCAGAGCCCCCACATGATGCAGTTTCGCCAACGAGTAATCGCTACTTGCCATATCGGCCCCTTGGATGTGGGTGAAACAGAGGCCTATATCACCCACCGACTGCACCATGCAGGCGCCATAGACTCTCCCAGCATTTCCAGCCTTGCCTTCGAAGCCATTTTCAAGGCTAGTAGCGGGATTCCACGGCGCATTAACTCTGTTTGCGACCGCTTGTTACTTTTCGGATATCTCAATCAACAGAAAAACTTTGATGTGGCGGATGTCGATGAAGTAGCCCGCGAAATATTTGAGGAAACGATTGGTGGCACGACACAAGCATCGCAGCAATACTATCTAAATGCTGGAAATTCAAATTCGCCCTATTCAAGTTCCAGCACTGCAGTCGGATTTCAGGACAGGCCGCAAGTCCAACAATCATTGATTGCCACCTTAAGCGCTGAGCATCTCGCAGAGCGCTTGGCTCGGTTGGAGAGCAGTTTGGTACAACTTGAGCGAATAAACAGCGCAACACTGAGCTTGATGCAACAGTTTGTGAGCAAAGATAGCATACCAGCCGAATTACAGACGGAAAACGTGAAAGTTGATGTCTGA